From the genome of Deferrivibrio essentukiensis:
GCATTATGATTGCTATCAAAAAAATTTTATTCCCCACAGATTTTTCAGAAACATCAAAGTACGCAATGAACTACGCAATTGAGTTTGCAAAGGAATTTAACGCTGAGCTTAAAATTGTCCATGTCATTTTTGATGAATCACAAATAGTAGCATTTTATCTTCCACAGGTGACTTTTCAAAATCTGGACTTGGAGCTTGAAGAATCTGCCAAAAAACAATTGGAAGATTTTATAAAGGAATATCCTGAGCTTCAGGAAGTGAAATACACAACAAAACTTTTAAAAGGTACCCCATTTGTAGAAATTATTGATGAGGCAAAGAAATTTGAGGCTGATATGATTGTGATAGGGACGCATGGGCGCTCAGGCCTTGAGCATGTGCTTTTCGGCTCAACAGCAGAAAAGGTTGTAAGAAAGTCTCCATGCCCAGTATTCTCGGTGAGATTAAAAGAACATAAATTCAAGATGCCTTAAAAGGCATCTTTTTTATTTTATAAAGAGTGCTCCAAACCTACAAAAATTAATACAGGCTCCGCACCCGTTGCATTTATCGGCGTTAAAGACTACCTTTTTTATATTTTTAAATTCACCATTATTATAACTCATAGCAAGTGCACTAAAAGGGCATTTCCCGATACAAGCGCCACAGCCGGTACATCGGCTAATATTTAAACTCAATTTGTTATCTACCATTTTATAACCTTTTAATTAACTCTTGAAATTGGTTTATAACATCCAATATTTGAAAAATAAAGCGAATATAAAAATCATATTGACATATATAGATATTCATATATACATATACAAGCAACTCTTATATAAAATCTTAATTTTTGAGGTGATAGAATGTTTGATGAATACTCAGAAAAGTTTAAGGCTTTGGGGCATCCTGTGAGGCTTCAAATAGTTGCCGGACTTTCAAAAAAAGAATGCAATGTTACAAAGATGTGTGAAGGGCTTAATCTTCATCAGGCTACGGTAAGTAGACACCTTTCCATACTAAAAGCTGCAGGTATTGTTGAAGGGGTTAGAAACGGCAGTGAAATTTGTTATCACTTAGTTGATAAAAAGGTTGAACAAATCATAAACATATTAGGAGAGGGTAAAAATGTATAAGATATTGTCAACAATAATAATTATGTTTGCAGCTTTAAATGTTTTTGCTCTCACACTTGACCTTGAAACAGCCAAAGAGATGGCACTTAAAAACAATAACATCATCAAGGCATATGAAGAGGAGGCAAAATCTGCAAGTTACAAACTCAATCAGGCAAAAGGTGCTTACCTGCCTAAGATAAACATTTCCGAGACATTTTTATCAACCGATGAACCGGCCACAGCCGCTTTTGCAAAAATGGCTCAAGGTAAATTTGACTTTCCATACTTTAACACTCAGCTTGCTGATCCTGACAGGGTAGAAAATTTTGAAACAAAGATTGAGCTAATCCAGCCTATTTATATGCAAGGTAAAATATATTTTGGGATTATGCAGGCAAAAGAGATGGACAGAGCATACAAGCTGACGCTCACAAGAATAAAAGAGAATGTCTTATTAAATACTATCAAAGCATTTTACGGAAAAGGGGTAGCAGAAAAGGCAGTTGAGGCTGTGGAGAAATCACTGACACGTACTAAAAGATATTACGACATGACTGACAATTTTTATAAAAACGGTATGGTTGTAAAAAGCGACCTATTAGTTGCCGAGTCTTACCTTTTACAAAATGAAGAAGCACTAATTTCAGCAAAAAAGCAAGTTAATATAGCTGAAAGTTACTTACAACGCCTTCTTAACACAGATGAAAATATTCAGATTGTCTGGGGAAACTTAGAAGATTATCAAGTAAATAACCTTGATGCTCTTTTAGAAGAAGCTCTTAAAAATCGCAGCGATTTGCAGGCAATGGAAAAATTTGCAAACATTAACAAATATGAAGTCAGCAAAAGTAAGTCGGAATTTTTACCTGAAGTGGCACTTTTTGCAAACTACAAAATGAACGATGAAAACTTTATGGGGGATAGCGGCAAAGGGCTTACAGCAGGTGTAATGGTAAAATTTAACATCTTTGACGGTTTCTCCTCAACAAATAAAATAAAATCTTCAAAAAGCAATTACCT
Proteins encoded in this window:
- a CDS encoding universal stress protein — its product is IMIAIKKILFPTDFSETSKYAMNYAIEFAKEFNAELKIVHVIFDESQIVAFYLPQVTFQNLDLELEESAKKQLEDFIKEYPELQEVKYTTKLLKGTPFVEIIDEAKKFEADMIVIGTHGRSGLEHVLFGSTAEKVVRKSPCPVFSVRLKEHKFKMP
- a CDS encoding 4Fe-4S binding protein; this encodes MVDNKLSLNISRCTGCGACIGKCPFSALAMSYNNGEFKNIKKVVFNADKCNGCGACINFCRFGALFIK
- a CDS encoding ArsR/SmtB family transcription factor; the encoded protein is MFDEYSEKFKALGHPVRLQIVAGLSKKECNVTKMCEGLNLHQATVSRHLSILKAAGIVEGVRNGSEICYHLVDKKVEQIINILGEGKNV
- a CDS encoding TolC family protein, which produces MYKILSTIIIMFAALNVFALTLDLETAKEMALKNNNIIKAYEEEAKSASYKLNQAKGAYLPKINISETFLSTDEPATAAFAKMAQGKFDFPYFNTQLADPDRVENFETKIELIQPIYMQGKIYFGIMQAKEMDRAYKLTLTRIKENVLLNTIKAFYGKGVAEKAVEAVEKSLTRTKRYYDMTDNFYKNGMVVKSDLLVAESYLLQNEEALISAKKQVNIAESYLQRLLNTDENIQIVWGNLEDYQVNNLDALLEEALKNRSDLQAMEKFANINKYEVSKSKSEFLPEVALFANYKMNDENFMGDSGKGLTAGVMVKFNIFDGFSSTNKIKSSKSNYLSSIHKINDKKLEIKTEVKDAYFTYKASLERLAAMKKQVEAAYRALEITENRFKEGLAKITDLLDREFEVKEAELKLTMAEYDVITNYAELMFATGKIK